A window of the Elusimicrobiota bacterium genome harbors these coding sequences:
- a CDS encoding low molecular weight protein arginine phosphatase translates to MKILFICTGNTCRSVLARYYAAKLAGEGSLPLEFSSAGLAAEKDTVQPHIVPELLKKEGVTKFNHQPTRLTVKIVESADLILTMTGAQKAGLTGLFPEAAAKTMTLLEYAGFGAEDISDPYGRDDLFYFKTFELIKAAVKAALEKLKKEV, encoded by the coding sequence ATGAAAATCCTTTTTATCTGCACCGGCAACACCTGCCGCAGCGTTTTGGCCCGCTACTACGCGGCAAAACTGGCAGGGGAGGGATCGCTGCCGCTCGAATTCTCATCGGCGGGCCTTGCGGCCGAAAAGGATACTGTACAACCCCACATCGTGCCTGAACTTCTTAAAAAAGAGGGCGTGACGAAGTTCAACCATCAGCCGACGCGGCTTACCGTCAAAATAGTCGAAAGCGCCGACCTTATACTTACAATGACCGGCGCGCAAAAGGCGGGACTGACCGGACTTTTTCCCGAAGCAGCCGCAAAAACCATGACGCTGCTGGAATACGCCGGTTTCGGCGCCGAAGACATCTCCGACCCATACGGCAGGGATGATCTTTTTTATTTTAAAACTTTCGAACTGATAAAGGCCGCCGTGAAAGCCGCGCTTGAAAAGCTGAAAAAAGAAGTGTAA
- the rsmI gene encoding 16S rRNA (cytidine(1402)-2'-O)-methyltransferase, with protein MLYIVPTPIGNLKDLTFRALDALKEADAIFCEDTRRTLALLNHYGVTKKLFRYNEHSERSLAEAMNWLTLGKKIALVTDGGTPCISDPGRKLVTLARENAIKVEVLPGPSALITAAAGSGLPVDSFVFLGFLPRSGGKIRKSLHAAFQTGKTVILYESPYRIKKFLALVISEFGAQTKTVLARELTKVYEEWLSGTAQSVLGELEKKTALKGEFVVLLRPPDVEEDPEEEARMDEPEGYGK; from the coding sequence GTGCTATACATTGTTCCAACCCCCATAGGCAACCTTAAAGACCTTACTTTCAGGGCGCTTGACGCGCTTAAGGAAGCTGACGCAATATTTTGCGAGGACACCCGCCGCACGCTCGCTCTGCTGAACCATTACGGCGTGACAAAAAAACTTTTTCGCTACAACGAACACAGCGAACGCTCGCTTGCCGAAGCCATGAATTGGCTCACGCTGGGTAAAAAAATCGCGCTGGTGACCGACGGCGGAACGCCCTGCATTTCCGATCCCGGCAGGAAGCTGGTTACGCTCGCCCGGGAAAATGCCATAAAAGTTGAGGTTTTGCCCGGTCCCTCAGCCCTGATAACGGCGGCGGCCGGTTCGGGCCTGCCTGTGGATTCTTTTGTTTTTTTGGGCTTTTTGCCCCGTTCGGGCGGTAAAATCAGGAAATCCCTTCACGCCGCCTTTCAAACCGGTAAAACCGTAATCCTTTACGAATCCCCTTACAGGATCAAGAAATTCCTGGCCCTGGTGATTTCGGAGTTCGGCGCGCAAACCAAAACCGTACTGGCCCGTGAGCTCACCAAGGTTTACGAAGAATGGCTCTCCGGAACGGCGCAAAGCGTTCTGGGCGAGCTGGAGAAAAAAACCGCCCTTAAAGGCGAATTCGTGGTATTACTGCGTCCGCCGGATGTGGAAGAGGACCCAGAAGAAGAGGCGCGAATGGACGAGCCCGAAGGCTATGGAAAATAA
- a CDS encoding GAF domain-containing protein has translation MTYILSAVIAILLAAIALLLKKLYAARLETPAKESGDSGAALKTTWSKFDELLTSLLTIHEIGTVNAGNIKKEEFYQTVLECAGDLIHSPRGSLMVFDQAAGDLKIVASKNISREVIETTSIKPGEGIAGRAFQTGETIFVTDPEQNTQYKNFLGKEEQKEPFIAIPLKVKDKPFGVLNLHLSREKESFTDYDLKFLTLLAGESAVTLENIKLYESIENFYLEMVQTLARVIDAKDAYTGDHAGRARQKARKLAETLNMPEQMIRYVEYAALLHDIGKIGIDGSILAKPGHLTTEEYNEIKKHPAIGYQILSPIHFLGPVAQMVLYHQEWYNGMGYPEGLKGEEIPLGARIVATIDAWDAMMSDRPYRKALSREQAERELTKGAGRQFDPQVVQAFLLLENGQWQTKDSE, from the coding sequence ATGACCTATATTCTGTCGGCTGTGATAGCGATTTTGCTTGCCGCCATAGCGCTGCTTCTTAAGAAACTCTACGCCGCGCGTCTGGAAACCCCGGCAAAAGAAAGCGGCGACAGCGGCGCCGCGCTGAAAACCACCTGGTCTAAATTTGATGAATTGCTTACAAGCCTCCTCACTATACACGAAATCGGCACGGTAAACGCCGGCAACATAAAAAAAGAGGAATTTTACCAGACCGTGCTTGAATGCGCCGGCGACCTCATACACTCACCCCGCGGCTCGCTGATGGTTTTTGACCAGGCCGCGGGAGACCTTAAAATAGTGGCCTCAAAAAACATCTCCCGCGAAGTGATCGAAACCACCAGCATAAAACCCGGGGAAGGCATAGCGGGCCGCGCCTTCCAGACGGGAGAAACCATTTTTGTCACCGACCCCGAGCAAAACACGCAGTACAAGAATTTTCTAGGCAAAGAAGAACAAAAAGAACCCTTTATAGCCATACCGCTGAAAGTTAAAGACAAGCCCTTCGGCGTGCTGAACCTGCACCTTTCCCGCGAAAAAGAGTCGTTCACGGATTACGACCTGAAATTCCTCACATTGCTTGCCGGGGAGTCGGCGGTGACGCTTGAAAATATAAAGCTTTACGAGAGTATTGAGAATTTTTATCTGGAGATGGTACAGACACTGGCCCGGGTGATAGACGCTAAAGACGCCTACACAGGCGACCACGCGGGCCGCGCCCGCCAGAAAGCCAGAAAGCTCGCCGAAACGCTTAATATGCCGGAGCAGATGATCCGTTATGTGGAATATGCGGCTCTCCTGCACGACATAGGTAAAATAGGCATAGACGGCTCAATTCTTGCGAAGCCCGGGCATCTGACGACCGAGGAATATAACGAGATAAAGAAGCACCCCGCCATCGGCTACCAGATACTCTCCCCCATACATTTTCTGGGGCCGGTGGCCCAGATGGTGCTGTATCACCAGGAGTGGTACAACGGCATGGGCTACCCGGAGGGCCTGAAAGGCGAAGAAATACCGCTGGGCGCGAGGATAGTTGCCACCATAGACGCCTGGGACGCCATGATGAGCGACCGCCCCTACCGCAAGGCCCTTTCACGCGAACAGGCCGAAAGAGAGCTCACAAAGGGCGCGGGCCGCCAGTTTGACCCGCAGGTGGTACAGGCCTTTCTGCTCCTTGAAAACGGCCAATGGCAGACTAAGGATAGCGAATAG
- a CDS encoding response regulator: MKVLIVDDNGMTRGMIKDLLKEIGHEVLGEAEDGCSAIKAFADLRPDVVLLDLLMPKKSGMEVLENIRKIDPAVKVIIVTAVGQDIINKKLLDKGANAILRKPFSYEELKDVLKQIV, encoded by the coding sequence ATGAAAGTGCTTATAGTAGATGACAACGGCATGACAAGGGGCATGATAAAAGATCTTTTGAAAGAAATAGGCCATGAAGTGCTGGGCGAGGCTGAAGACGGCTGCAGCGCGATCAAGGCTTTCGCGGACCTGCGGCCGGATGTGGTGTTGCTGGATCTCCTCATGCCGAAAAAATCAGGCATGGAGGTTTTGGAAAATATCAGGAAAATAGACCCCGCGGTCAAAGTAATCATCGTAACAGCCGTTGGGCAGGACATTATAAATAAAAAGCTTTTGGATAAGGGCGCGAACGCGATACTTCGTAAGCCATTCTCATACGAGGAGTTAAAGGATGTCCTCAAGCAGATAGTATAA
- the dapB gene encoding 4-hydroxy-tetrahydrodipicolinate reductase — protein MIKSPLKVVVLGADGRMGAEVRAQLALSKTFSFFAGVDAKTGPGVKPPSEFPALIKRADLAMDFSAPAASLEFARACASARKPVVIGVTGFSAAQAAEIKVLSKATAVFLSPNMSPAVNLTFAVAALMAKKLPDFDRCIIETHHAAKKDAPSGTALKYSERMEKACGSKTPISSVRAGDIVGEHTVLYAGPHERVELTHRAHSRAVFAAGALRAALWLYGKKPGLYDFLDLLELKELEQL, from the coding sequence ATGATTAAAAGTCCTCTAAAAGTCGTGGTGCTTGGCGCCGACGGCCGCATGGGCGCGGAGGTGCGCGCCCAGCTCGCGCTTTCAAAAACTTTTTCCTTTTTTGCAGGGGTGGACGCTAAAACGGGGCCCGGCGTAAAACCGCCTTCGGAATTTCCGGCTTTAATAAAGCGCGCGGACCTGGCGATGGATTTTTCCGCTCCGGCGGCTTCGCTTGAATTCGCGCGGGCCTGCGCAAGCGCGCGAAAACCGGTGGTAATAGGCGTGACCGGCTTCAGCGCCGCGCAGGCGGCCGAAATAAAGGTCCTTTCCAAAGCCACAGCCGTTTTTCTCTCTCCGAACATGAGTCCCGCTGTAAACCTTACCTTCGCTGTCGCGGCTTTGATGGCCAAAAAACTTCCGGATTTTGACCGCTGCATCATTGAAACCCACCACGCGGCAAAAAAAGACGCCCCGAGCGGCACCGCGCTTAAATACTCGGAGCGTATGGAAAAGGCCTGCGGTTCCAAAACACCGATTTCAAGCGTTCGCGCTGGCGACATAGTGGGCGAGCATACCGTGCTGTACGCGGGCCCGCACGAGCGGGTGGAGCTTACTCACAGGGCACATTCCCGCGCGGTGTTCGCGGCGGGGGCCCTTCGCGCCGCGCTTTGGCTTTACGGAAAAAAGCCCGGTTTGTATGATTTTTTAGACCTGCTGGAATTAAAGGAGCTTGAGCAACTATGA
- a CDS encoding aminotransferase class I/II-fold pyridoxal phosphate-dependent enzyme, with the protein MKGPSLSANMDAFPPYLFRELDRKKQEELKKGRDVISLAVGDPDLPTPGPIADFAALEVKKSSNHRYPYGAGSARLRKAIVAWHYKRHGLKLDPETEITVLIGSKEGLAHLPFALLDRGDTALIPDPAYPAYKTGVLLSGARVERLPLKEENSFLPDFGSVSRTVMRRAKMLFLNYPNNPTGATAAASFYKEAVAFAKKNDLWVAHDAAYSEIYFNKPSPSILSVTGSRDVAVEFYSLSKTYCMTGWRLGWLIGNARAVQALGKLKEHIDSGQFNAIQETAVFCLEHHAGLVKPIRETFKRRTEFFAGELKKAGWRLIEPEAAFFVWARPPVLRGSLAAVYEILEKTAVLATPGSGFGDSGEGFVRFSLCAPDARIKEAARRISGIKW; encoded by the coding sequence ATGAAAGGCCCGTCTTTAAGCGCCAATATGGACGCTTTCCCGCCGTATCTTTTCAGGGAACTGGACAGGAAAAAACAGGAGGAGCTGAAAAAAGGAAGGGATGTCATTTCGCTCGCGGTGGGCGACCCCGACCTGCCCACTCCCGGGCCTATAGCGGATTTCGCCGCGCTTGAAGTTAAAAAATCCTCCAATCACAGGTACCCTTACGGTGCCGGCTCGGCGCGCCTGCGCAAGGCTATAGTGGCCTGGCATTACAAAAGACACGGCCTTAAGCTTGACCCTGAAACGGAGATAACAGTTTTAATCGGTTCAAAGGAGGGGCTCGCGCACCTGCCTTTCGCCCTTCTTGACAGGGGCGATACTGCCCTGATACCGGACCCCGCTTACCCGGCCTACAAAACAGGGGTTTTGCTTTCAGGCGCGCGCGTAGAGCGCCTGCCGCTGAAAGAGGAGAACAGTTTCCTTCCGGATTTTGGATCGGTAAGCCGCACCGTCATGCGCCGCGCCAAAATGCTTTTCCTTAATTATCCGAATAATCCCACGGGAGCAACGGCCGCCGCGTCCTTTTATAAGGAAGCCGTGGCGTTCGCCAAAAAAAACGATCTCTGGGTGGCGCATGACGCGGCATACAGCGAAATTTACTTTAACAAACCCTCGCCAAGTATACTCTCGGTCACGGGCTCGCGGGATGTGGCCGTGGAATTTTATTCTCTTTCAAAAACCTACTGCATGACCGGCTGGCGCCTCGGATGGCTTATAGGCAATGCGCGGGCCGTGCAGGCGCTCGGCAAGCTGAAAGAACACATAGACTCGGGGCAATTTAACGCCATACAGGAAACCGCAGTCTTCTGCCTTGAGCACCACGCGGGCCTGGTAAAACCCATAAGAGAAACTTTTAAAAGGCGCACCGAATTTTTCGCGGGCGAACTTAAAAAAGCCGGCTGGCGCCTTATTGAACCGGAAGCGGCCTTCTTTGTGTGGGCGCGGCCGCCGGTCTTGCGGGGCTCGCTGGCCGCTGTTTATGAAATTCTGGAAAAAACCGCGGTGCTTGCCACTCCCGGGAGCGGTTTCGGCGATTCCGGGGAGGGTTTCGTGCGGTTCTCGCTCTGCGCCCCGGACGCCCGCATTAAAGAGGCGGCGCGGCGCATTTCAGGAATAAAATGGTGA
- a CDS encoding alpha/beta fold hydrolase produces MTKIEIINWLIFALALLSAAAVLAAYFKSNSILRPVRRRTPEIFSPDQFGLSFETIDFSTVDGLTLKGWFIPAVGGETEKTVILCHGWGSNRGELMRDTHFLAEKGFNLFYFDFRASGESKGVLSSVGYLETRDFDAAYAFLKTNRPMASGETGVFGTSMGGSVAIYAAAKYPEINCLLAENTFLSYNGVIANWSWMRMKVPYWPILAMTLFFVRVKLGVDPEPYSPIHNIGRVKLPVLFINGDHDDLVPLADAEKLYGLCPSETKRMWVIAGASHGRCAEVGGEIYKGKVSSFFEENLAAAAPKM; encoded by the coding sequence ATGACTAAAATAGAAATTATCAACTGGCTGATATTCGCCCTGGCGCTTCTTTCGGCGGCGGCGGTGTTGGCTGCTTATTTTAAGAGTAATTCCATATTACGGCCGGTCAGGCGGCGCACTCCGGAGATTTTCTCACCCGACCAGTTCGGGCTGTCTTTCGAGACCATTGATTTTTCCACCGTTGACGGCCTGACGCTGAAAGGCTGGTTTATCCCGGCTGTCGGCGGCGAAACTGAGAAAACCGTTATCCTCTGCCATGGCTGGGGCTCAAACCGCGGCGAGCTGATGCGTGACACGCATTTCCTTGCCGAAAAAGGGTTCAACCTGTTTTATTTTGATTTCAGGGCTTCCGGCGAAAGCAAAGGCGTGCTCTCAAGCGTGGGATACCTCGAAACCAGGGATTTTGACGCCGCCTACGCGTTCCTTAAAACCAACCGGCCCATGGCTTCCGGGGAAACCGGGGTTTTCGGCACTTCCATGGGAGGGTCGGTCGCCATTTACGCGGCCGCAAAGTACCCCGAAATAAACTGCCTCCTGGCTGAAAACACTTTCCTTTCTTATAACGGGGTAATAGCCAACTGGAGCTGGATGCGCATGAAAGTGCCCTATTGGCCGATACTCGCCATGACGCTTTTTTTTGTACGCGTAAAGCTTGGCGTTGACCCGGAGCCGTACAGCCCCATTCACAACATAGGCCGGGTCAAGCTGCCGGTGCTGTTTATAAACGGCGACCATGACGACCTGGTGCCGCTGGCCGACGCGGAAAAACTTTACGGCTTGTGTCCGTCCGAAACAAAGCGGATGTGGGTGATAGCCGGGGCCTCGCACGGCAGGTGCGCCGAAGTCGGCGGAGAAATTTACAAGGGCAAGGTCAGTTCGTTCTTTGAGGAAAATCTGGCTGCCGCCGCGCCCAAAATGTGA
- a CDS encoding cysteine rich repeat-containing protein, with translation MKSKIMLMAAAFAFAFAFALKAVAEDGPCKADMEKFCQGIKPGGGRLMACLKAHEAELSAGCKARGGEVKEKLSGLREACKADLEKLCKDVKPGEGRIINCIREHEAELSAGCKDALAKGKEEMMKKNPCMADMEKLCKDVKGERGEKARCLKEHEADLSQACKDKLAEKRTESRKDHPCMADAQKFCQGMKPGDGKFLNCLKEHEAELSAECKEKMAKGKEEALKRYPCMADMEKFCKDVKGGRGEKAKCLKEHEADLSQACKEKQAEMKGKRQEKREEKKEEPKLAEPK, from the coding sequence ATGAAATCAAAGATTATGTTAATGGCGGCGGCCTTCGCTTTTGCCTTCGCTTTCGCGCTTAAAGCTGTAGCCGAAGACGGCCCATGCAAAGCTGACATGGAGAAATTCTGCCAGGGCATTAAACCGGGCGGAGGGCGTCTTATGGCCTGTCTGAAAGCCCATGAGGCCGAGCTTTCAGCCGGCTGCAAGGCCAGGGGCGGAGAGGTAAAAGAAAAGCTCTCCGGCCTGCGCGAGGCATGCAAAGCCGACCTGGAAAAGTTATGCAAGGATGTGAAGCCGGGAGAAGGCAGAATAATCAATTGCATCAGGGAGCACGAGGCCGAACTTTCAGCGGGCTGCAAGGACGCACTCGCAAAGGGCAAGGAAGAGATGATGAAGAAGAATCCCTGCATGGCCGATATGGAAAAGCTCTGCAAGGATGTGAAAGGCGAACGCGGCGAAAAGGCCAGATGCCTTAAAGAGCACGAAGCGGACCTTTCCCAGGCCTGTAAAGACAAACTGGCGGAAAAACGCACGGAATCCCGGAAAGACCACCCCTGCATGGCGGACGCGCAGAAATTTTGCCAGGGCATGAAGCCGGGCGACGGCAAGTTCTTGAACTGTTTGAAAGAGCATGAGGCAGAATTGTCGGCTGAATGCAAAGAGAAGATGGCCAAAGGAAAAGAAGAGGCGTTAAAGCGTTATCCCTGCATGGCCGACATGGAGAAATTCTGCAAAGATGTGAAGGGCGGCCGCGGCGAAAAGGCTAAATGCCTTAAAGAGCACGAAGCGGACCTTTCCCAGGCCTGCAAAGAGAAACAGGCTGAAATGAAGGGGAAAAGGCAGGAGAAAAGAGAGGAAAAGAAAGAAGAACCCAAACTTGCGGAACCAAAATAA
- the coaD gene encoding pantetheine-phosphate adenylyltransferase — protein sequence MAKKTAVYPGSFDPVTFGHLDIIDRASKIFDHLVVSVFVHSTKKPLFTVPERVVMLKKALKNNKKVSIECFEGLLVDYLKKKKLQVVIRGLRAISDLEYEFQVAAINRTLYSKVETVFFMPSQRYAYLSSSVVRDIAHFGGDVSKLVPQFVAKQIAVHKKTV from the coding sequence ATGGCAAAAAAAACAGCCGTGTATCCCGGAAGCTTTGATCCTGTAACCTTCGGGCACCTGGACATCATAGACCGTGCCTCAAAAATTTTTGATCACCTGGTGGTAAGCGTTTTCGTGCACAGTACGAAAAAACCGCTTTTCACCGTGCCTGAACGGGTTGTAATGCTTAAAAAGGCGCTCAAAAACAATAAAAAAGTGAGTATTGAATGTTTTGAGGGGCTGCTTGTGGATTATCTGAAAAAAAAGAAGCTGCAGGTTGTTATCAGGGGGCTGCGCGCCATTTCGGACCTGGAATACGAATTTCAGGTGGCCGCTATCAACCGCACTCTGTACAGCAAGGTGGAAACGGTTTTTTTTATGCCCAGCCAGCGTTATGCTTACCTGTCTTCCAGCGTGGTGCGGGACATCGCCCATTTCGGCGGGGACGTGTCAAAGCTGGTTCCGCAGTTCGTGGCTAAACAGATAGCCGTCCATAAGAAAACAGTTTAA
- a CDS encoding clostripain-related cysteine peptidase: MNKTFKLLSVALSSLFLGASALKAQDNFELNGISAGDIRAMETGKGIFDFIKPGKPDGKPEALKEWTVMVFMNSKNDLSQSQLLGLSGKWAEKDLNEMKKVGTTDKVNVVVEYGTTGKGSKRMLVGKSGLFSSGETIYNQYPAADMGDYKRVIEFAKWAKTTFPARHYMFILWNHGLGWIDPVMKDHPAGKGASRGILFDDETKNYVRTRQLGEILRQTGYVDVFAMNACLMQMAEIDYEVKDNVGLIVASEETMLAYGFDYQKLLNFINANTAATNEQISDFFINWEKDFYANGASLIGPVNIPLSSITGTISTVRPQALNDLPPYLNALAGAAMRNNETEAVKTAIDKAVRFSSLDPKNDKKKTIAPYVDLYDFALLLGQNSKTQETRQAAENLMTFIKSKLVMRSIGLNSDAENGYDYTRVGGVAINMTMKIKTVPPQLDAVFETKYGELALSKASDWDEFVAWTDGVWRK, from the coding sequence ATGAACAAGACCTTTAAACTGCTATCTGTGGCACTCTCCTCTCTTTTCCTGGGAGCGTCTGCTCTGAAGGCGCAGGACAACTTTGAGCTCAATGGTATAAGCGCGGGCGATATCCGCGCCATGGAAACCGGTAAAGGCATTTTTGATTTCATCAAGCCGGGCAAACCAGACGGCAAACCCGAGGCACTGAAAGAATGGACCGTAATGGTGTTCATGAACTCAAAGAACGACCTGAGCCAGAGCCAGCTTTTAGGCCTCTCCGGCAAATGGGCCGAGAAAGACTTGAACGAGATGAAAAAGGTGGGCACCACGGATAAGGTCAATGTGGTGGTGGAATACGGCACCACCGGCAAAGGCTCAAAGCGCATGCTGGTGGGTAAAAGCGGGCTCTTTTCCTCCGGCGAAACCATTTACAACCAGTATCCAGCCGCCGACATGGGCGACTATAAACGCGTCATAGAATTCGCTAAATGGGCCAAGACCACTTTCCCCGCCAGACACTATATGTTCATCCTCTGGAACCACGGCCTTGGCTGGATAGACCCTGTAATGAAAGACCACCCGGCAGGCAAGGGCGCTTCCAGGGGCATCCTGTTTGACGATGAGACCAAGAACTATGTGCGCACCCGCCAGCTTGGGGAGATCCTGCGCCAGACCGGCTATGTGGACGTGTTCGCCATGAACGCCTGCCTGATGCAGATGGCGGAAATTGATTACGAGGTCAAAGACAATGTCGGTCTGATAGTGGCTTCGGAAGAGACCATGCTGGCCTACGGGTTTGATTATCAGAAACTTCTCAATTTCATAAACGCCAACACCGCCGCCACAAACGAACAGATCAGCGACTTCTTCATTAATTGGGAAAAGGATTTTTACGCCAACGGAGCCAGCCTCATCGGCCCCGTTAACATACCGCTCAGTTCCATCACGGGCACCATTTCCACTGTGCGTCCCCAGGCCCTGAACGACCTGCCCCCCTACCTCAACGCGCTGGCCGGAGCGGCCATGCGGAACAACGAGACCGAGGCCGTAAAAACCGCCATAGACAAGGCCGTAAGGTTCTCAAGCCTGGACCCCAAGAACGACAAAAAGAAAACGATAGCGCCTTATGTGGACCTCTACGACTTCGCCCTTCTACTCGGCCAGAATTCAAAGACCCAGGAAACGCGCCAGGCGGCCGAAAACCTGATGACCTTCATAAAGTCCAAGCTGGTAATGCGCAGCATCGGGCTTAACAGCGACGCGGAAAACGGTTATGATTATACCCGGGTGGGCGGAGTGGCCATAAACATGACCATGAAAATAAAAACCGTTCCCCCGCAGCTGGACGCCGTCTTTGAAACCAAGTACGGCGAACTCGCCCTCTCCAAGGCCTCTGATTGGGATGAGTTTGTTGCGTGGACCGACGGCGTGTGGAGAAAATAA
- a CDS encoding Zn-dependent oligopeptidase, giving the protein MSKAPEFLYTPEQVKTLSETAIKQLEEKLKALVNIPGPQRNFKNTILAFERATDEFGSAVQTPIMLAYVSDNAELRKEAQELELKISRYSVDLLTREDVFSALNEYAAAGEKLEPVEARLLEKTLLDFRRNGLGLEPRRKNRVKKMMKELIGLELQFSSNLREVTDTLEVSEEEFKGMPQDYAARLKRTEAGKYLITMNYPDYVPFMDCAENGETRRRLEFLFNNRCSDKNIKLMEDAIFLRRKIGKLLGYASFADYMLDDRMAKNSAAVMDFLERTWAKLKRKGRKELRARVKLKGGQEKTLHSWEWRYYNNLLKKTKYSIDHEKIKEYFPLETVINGMFDVFGEVFGARFAPAALPAWHKDVRAYEVKNSDGSTAAYFYFDLFPREGKYKHAACFGVRHGHELEDGSYELPAAAIVSNFPSPAGDTPALLKFDDVVTLFHEFGHVTHNIFTRAKYGKFSGTSVSRDFVEVPSKMLENWAYCPAVLGRISGHYRHPEEKLPEALIKKLIAAKNMDSGLVYLRQLFFSILDMRYHTAKGKVDTTKLYDKLMKKISLIPMSPETHPQASFGHLMGGYEAGYYGYLWAEVIAADLFSVFEEKGVMNPELGAMYRELILAPGRSYDEAGQVEKFLGRPSAEEAFLKSIDAV; this is encoded by the coding sequence ATGTCAAAAGCGCCGGAATTTTTATACACTCCCGAACAGGTCAAAACCCTTTCTGAAACCGCAATTAAACAACTTGAAGAGAAACTTAAGGCTCTGGTGAATATTCCCGGTCCGCAGCGCAACTTTAAAAATACAATTTTGGCTTTTGAGCGCGCAACCGATGAATTTGGTTCGGCCGTGCAAACTCCCATAATGCTGGCCTATGTCTCCGATAACGCCGAACTTCGCAAAGAGGCGCAGGAGCTTGAGCTCAAGATAAGCCGGTATTCCGTGGACCTTTTGACGCGCGAGGATGTTTTTAGCGCGCTTAACGAATACGCCGCCGCCGGAGAGAAACTTGAACCGGTGGAGGCCCGCCTTCTTGAGAAAACGCTGCTGGATTTCAGGCGCAACGGCCTGGGCCTTGAGCCCCGCAGGAAAAACAGGGTTAAGAAAATGATGAAGGAACTGATAGGCCTGGAACTTCAGTTCTCCAGTAACTTGCGCGAAGTGACCGATACGCTTGAAGTGAGCGAGGAAGAGTTTAAGGGTATGCCGCAGGACTATGCCGCGCGCCTGAAAAGGACCGAGGCGGGAAAATATCTGATAACCATGAATTATCCAGACTATGTGCCTTTCATGGACTGCGCGGAAAACGGCGAAACCCGCAGGAGGCTGGAGTTCCTGTTCAATAACCGCTGCTCGGACAAGAATATAAAGCTGATGGAAGACGCTATATTCCTGCGGAGAAAGATAGGAAAATTGCTGGGGTACGCCTCTTTCGCCGACTATATGCTGGACGACCGCATGGCGAAGAACAGCGCGGCCGTAATGGATTTTTTGGAGCGGACATGGGCAAAACTTAAAAGGAAAGGCCGCAAAGAACTGCGCGCCCGGGTGAAGCTTAAGGGCGGCCAGGAAAAGACGCTGCATTCCTGGGAATGGCGCTATTACAATAATCTCCTTAAAAAAACCAAATATTCCATCGATCACGAGAAAATAAAGGAGTATTTCCCGCTGGAAACCGTCATAAACGGAATGTTCGATGTGTTCGGGGAGGTCTTCGGCGCGCGGTTCGCTCCGGCCGCCCTGCCGGCCTGGCACAAAGACGTGCGCGCCTACGAGGTCAAAAACTCCGACGGCTCCACGGCCGCTTATTTTTATTTTGACCTGTTCCCGCGCGAGGGCAAGTATAAACACGCGGCCTGTTTCGGCGTGCGGCACGGCCACGAACTGGAAGACGGTTCCTACGAGCTGCCGGCGGCGGCTATAGTGTCCAATTTTCCGTCCCCGGCCGGAGATACCCCCGCGCTGTTGAAGTTTGACGATGTGGTCACCCTGTTCCACGAATTCGGGCATGTGACGCACAATATTTTCACCAGGGCCAAATACGGCAAATTCTCAGGCACCAGCGTGTCGCGGGATTTTGTCGAGGTGCCTTCAAAAATGCTTGAAAACTGGGCCTACTGCCCCGCCGTGCTTGGCAGGATTTCGGGGCATTACAGACATCCGGAGGAGAAACTGCCCGAGGCGCTGATAAAAAAACTTATAGCCGCCAAAAACATGGATTCCGGGCTTGTTTACCTGCGCCAGCTGTTTTTCAGCATCCTTGACATGCGGTATCACACCGCCAAGGGGAAAGTTGACACCACCAAGCTATACGATAAGCTGATGAAGAAAATTTCCCTTATCCCGATGAGCCCCGAGACCCATCCGCAGGCGAGTTTCGGCCACCTTATGGGCGGTTATGAGGCCGGCTATTACGGTTACCTGTGGGCCGAAGTCATAGCGGCGGACCTGTTCTCCGTTTTTGAGGAAAAGGGCGTTATGAACCCTGAGCTTGGAGCCATGTACCGGGAGCTCATACTGGCCCCCGGACGCAGTTACGACGAAGCCGGCCAGGTAGAAAAATTCCTCGGCCGCCCGTCCGCTGAAGAGGCTTTCCTTAAAAGCATAGACGCGGTGTAA